A genome region from Nitrosopumilus oxyclinae includes the following:
- a CDS encoding tRNA (guanine-N1)-methyltransferase has protein sequence MEFPDETLQEIIEGKTKLLVPKKSLTDKVPPMKPAFFNPKAKLNRDFSIIAYSAFLNKFEGPKIFLEGLSGLGARGLRVAKELDVEKIVINDLNPSALKMAEYSANLNEIKNVEFSEKEVCRFFSNYSKKGERGSIVDIDPFGSPAAFFDCGIRATMHGGILSTAATDLQVLNGLFQSACKRKYGGIPVRTEYGNEIAIRLILGSLRAVAARLGVTVIPMFVESEMHYYRTYVKVLNRPDQQENLGYIVHCKNCGNRKMVLEQEQECKLCNSKISLAGPLWIGKIFDKEFVQDMIVENSKLETDKNCEKILCKCLSESEMPGTYYTIDEVASIMKTSPPKLEKAISSLIENNFLASVTVFNPTGFKTNANIKEIIKIFETIQ, from the coding sequence TTGGAATTTCCAGATGAAACTCTTCAAGAAATAATTGAAGGGAAAACTAAACTGCTAGTCCCAAAAAAATCACTTACAGATAAAGTGCCGCCAATGAAGCCAGCATTTTTTAATCCTAAAGCAAAATTAAATAGAGATTTTTCAATTATCGCTTATTCTGCTTTTCTTAACAAATTTGAAGGTCCAAAAATTTTCTTAGAAGGACTTTCAGGATTAGGAGCTAGAGGATTACGAGTAGCAAAGGAATTAGATGTTGAAAAGATTGTAATTAATGATCTTAATCCATCTGCACTCAAAATGGCAGAGTATTCTGCAAATCTAAATGAGATAAAAAATGTAGAATTTTCTGAAAAAGAAGTATGTAGATTTTTCAGTAATTATTCAAAAAAAGGAGAAAGAGGCTCAATTGTAGATATTGATCCTTTTGGATCACCTGCGGCATTTTTTGACTGTGGGATTAGAGCAACCATGCATGGAGGCATACTATCAACTGCAGCCACAGATCTTCAAGTGCTAAATGGCCTCTTTCAATCTGCATGTAAAAGAAAGTATGGAGGAATCCCAGTTAGAACAGAATACGGAAATGAAATTGCAATTAGATTAATTTTAGGATCTCTCAGAGCAGTTGCAGCAAGACTAGGTGTAACTGTTATTCCAATGTTTGTGGAAAGTGAAATGCACTACTATAGAACATATGTCAAAGTTCTCAATAGACCGGATCAACAAGAGAATCTAGGATATATTGTACATTGTAAAAATTGTGGAAATAGAAAAATGGTATTAGAGCAAGAGCAAGAATGTAAATTGTGTAATTCAAAAATTAGTTTAGCAGGACCATTATGGATAGGTAAGATTTTTGATAAAGAATTTGTTCAAGATATGATAGTAGAAAATTCTAAATTAGAAACGGACAAAAATTGTGAAAAAATTCTTTGTAAATGCTTATCTGAATCAGAAATGCCAGGAACATACTATACAATAGATGAGGTTGCATCAATAATGAAAACCTCACCACCAAAATTAGAAAAAGCAATTTCAAGTTTAATAGAAAATAACTTTTTAGCTAGTGTTACAGTGTTTAATCCAACAGGATTCAAAACTAATGCAAATATTAAAGAAATAATTAAAATTTTTGAAACTATCCAATAA
- a CDS encoding fibrillarin-like rRNA/tRNA 2'-O-methyltransferase: MALEIIQEEIVEGMMKEQIQIKREKSLEDDNQSFFWIKSEGQKKLATENMVPGNQVYKEKLIIKKNIEYRLWDPFRSKLAAAIMNDLEYFPFENKSTVLYLGASTGTTVSHISDIVGSNGIVFAVEHASRVARDFLDRVATFRKNIVAILQDARKPKEYFSVFGKVDVVYVDIAQPDQTQIAMDNCEMYLKKGGYFFLVIKTRSIDVTKAPKRIVEEEIERLKPRFEVLQTIDLHPYDKDHAMVIAKFNH; the protein is encoded by the coding sequence GTGGCTTTAGAGATAATCCAAGAAGAGATAGTGGAAGGAATGATGAAAGAACAGATTCAAATAAAAAGAGAAAAAAGTTTGGAAGACGATAATCAATCATTTTTTTGGATAAAATCAGAAGGACAAAAAAAATTAGCTACAGAAAACATGGTTCCTGGAAATCAGGTTTACAAAGAAAAATTAATCATTAAAAAAAATATTGAATACAGATTATGGGATCCATTTAGAAGTAAATTAGCTGCAGCAATTATGAATGATCTTGAATATTTTCCTTTTGAAAATAAAAGTACAGTTCTATATCTGGGAGCATCAACTGGAACTACAGTAAGTCACATATCAGATATTGTAGGATCCAACGGAATTGTTTTTGCAGTAGAACATGCAAGCAGAGTTGCAAGGGATTTCTTAGATAGAGTTGCAACATTTAGAAAAAATATTGTTGCAATTTTACAAGATGCAAGAAAGCCAAAAGAATATTTTTCAGTATTTGGAAAAGTTGATGTTGTGTATGTAGATATTGCACAACCAGATCAAACACAAATTGCAATGGATAATTGTGAAATGTATCTAAAAAAAGGAGGTTATTTCTTTCTAGTTATCAAGACTAGAAGTATTGATGTAACAAAAGCTCCAAAAAGAATTGTTGAAGAAGAAATAGAGAGATTAAAACCAAGATTTGAGGTATTGCAGACTATAGATCTTCATCCATATGATAAAGATCATGCAATGGTGATTGCAAAATTCAACCATTAG
- a CDS encoding AAA family ATPase → MRLRKFRARAYRCIHDSGEITVGDLAAFVGRNESGKTTILQALTLLNRDEQVSELDLCDEMNEELKDEMRLAEGVFDLNQHEISIIKEKFPGLPEIKKIKLFRTNQNPRVQYEFEDIELSDDSNKGLNSWENFSRQIFGFLDTIPNHLRIQVDTKFFEEQVPKNQETFDSGMAEFSNQFHVIAIQEPKVIEEWEKIYESPENQFSNLLSGESEKTALQNFIAAELHPRFVYFSDYKKIYGNINLNEYLREERGERADSIEFVEEFDKAETVRNLFYLAELDIKELDEVKESPSKCIKLLNAASNRLSKKLNPAWKGDPIHVDLRYNPGNIMSVVISDVHKDGTITNTGLLNRRAEGFKWTFSFIVNFAAETQRAELKEAILLLDEPARNLHPTQQMGISDLLKNLAGSNQVLYATHSPFMIFDYTPGNLLVVELDKRKHLSRIFYDYWNADDKTLTPILYGLCRGQVEAIVDREIGTNSRPIIIVETISDSMYLNAFDKFLQDPNISMNPLNVIAAYNKNSVLPLAIFYRNHGYRTFVLLDNSEESKQISAQLVSNEFSSIQTIFFEREGKKLESIEDYIALEDYLYPVNQTYEIKLRQEGFSNLTPQDVISKEGKGIIEKLRKIWQEHSDDDWEEFDNEEITRYICEKIALEETDFLSDKTKDQFRSLYRLIAERIRQYQNVATKSDFDKFQKAKA, encoded by the coding sequence ATGCGACTTAGAAAATTCAGAGCCAGAGCATATCGTTGCATACATGATTCTGGAGAGATAACAGTTGGTGATTTAGCAGCATTTGTTGGAAGAAATGAGAGTGGAAAAACTACAATTCTTCAAGCATTGACATTATTGAATAGAGATGAACAAGTTTCAGAATTAGATCTTTGCGATGAAATGAATGAAGAGTTAAAAGATGAGATGCGATTAGCCGAGGGAGTATTTGATTTAAACCAACATGAAATAAGCATCATTAAAGAAAAATTTCCAGGATTACCAGAAATTAAAAAAATTAAATTATTTAGAACAAATCAAAATCCCAGAGTCCAGTATGAATTTGAAGATATTGAGCTTAGTGATGATAGTAATAAAGGTCTCAATTCATGGGAGAATTTCTCAAGACAAATATTTGGATTTTTAGATACTATTCCAAATCATCTAAGAATACAAGTCGATACAAAATTCTTTGAGGAACAAGTTCCCAAAAATCAAGAAACTTTTGATAGTGGAATGGCAGAATTTAGTAATCAGTTTCATGTAATTGCCATACAAGAACCCAAAGTAATTGAAGAGTGGGAAAAAATCTATGAAAGTCCTGAAAACCAATTTTCAAATCTTCTTAGTGGTGAAAGTGAAAAAACAGCATTGCAGAATTTTATTGCAGCAGAATTACATCCAAGATTTGTGTACTTTTCAGATTACAAAAAAATCTATGGGAATATCAATCTCAATGAATATCTAAGAGAGGAAAGAGGGGAGCGTGCAGATTCCATTGAATTTGTAGAGGAATTTGACAAGGCCGAAACTGTAAGAAATCTTTTCTATCTAGCAGAGTTAGACATTAAAGAGTTAGATGAGGTGAAAGAAAGTCCTTCAAAATGTATCAAGCTTCTCAATGCAGCAAGTAACAGATTATCTAAAAAACTAAATCCAGCATGGAAAGGAGATCCAATTCATGTTGATTTGAGATATAATCCTGGAAATATAATGAGTGTAGTAATTTCTGATGTACATAAAGATGGAACCATCACCAATACTGGTTTATTGAATAGAAGAGCAGAAGGTTTCAAATGGACATTCTCATTTATTGTAAATTTTGCTGCAGAAACACAAAGGGCAGAATTAAAAGAAGCAATATTACTTTTAGATGAACCTGCAAGAAACCTTCACCCAACACAGCAGATGGGAATTTCAGATTTATTGAAAAATTTAGCAGGTTCAAATCAAGTTTTGTATGCAACACATTCACCATTCATGATATTTGATTATACACCTGGCAATTTACTTGTAGTTGAGTTAGATAAGAGAAAACATCTCAGTAGAATTTTTTATGATTATTGGAATGCCGATGATAAAACACTAACACCAATTTTGTATGGACTTTGTAGAGGACAAGTAGAAGCTATAGTGGATAGAGAAATAGGAACAAATTCCAGACCAATAATCATCGTTGAGACAATATCTGATTCCATGTATCTTAATGCATTTGACAAATTCCTACAGGATCCAAACATTTCAATGAATCCTCTTAATGTGATTGCAGCATATAATAAAAATTCAGTTTTACCATTAGCGATATTTTACAGAAATCACGGGTATAGGACATTTGTTTTACTAGATAATTCTGAAGAATCTAAACAAATCTCAGCCCAATTGGTTTCAAATGAATTTTCATCAATACAGACTATATTTTTTGAAAGAGAAGGGAAAAAATTAGAATCAATTGAAGACTATATTGCACTTGAAGATTATTTGTACCCAGTAAACCAAACCTATGAAATCAAGCTTAGGCAAGAGGGTTTTTCAAATCTTACACCTCAAGACGTCATATCTAAAGAGGGTAAAGGGATTATAGAAAAATTAAGAAAAATATGGCAAGAACATAGTGATGATGATTGGGAAGAATTTGACAATGAAGAAATAACCAGATACATTTGTGAAAAGATTGCCCTTGAGGAGACAGATTTCTTATCAGATAAAACCAAAGATCAATTTAGATCATTGTATAGACTAATTGCTGAACGAATTAGACAATATCAAAATGTAGCTACAAAATCAGACTTTGATAAATTTCAGAAGGCCAAGGCTTAA
- a CDS encoding biofilm-associated protein — protein sequence MNRSSTGGIILSFALLFSITVISLPSEAYADEISITSVALEETSILELKNDSKEEVNTLRIWLGSDFNFKSFKTEKGWTGEKNSQGVIIFTSTESVKPGESVKFGVKTDKPNPAINWKVLDKKNIQIETGISVAKELPVVKNPKPNQNTENSSKSMGAESTFRVIPEKPNVGSSIRVTGDNFGASQEFDFYIDSKKIGSFDTDENGHFMTTMKIPVDQKADRIDFKIKDKAGEEKKLSLRIGEVENRIPISQDIPLTIQGIPSIVNRGDLLEIFGTGTPGKGITITINSPEGEVIRTRTAEVDSKGNWKLDPLLVPLDRPFGKYTGVITDGKSDKTISWTVESDKKIIITPTNLKFEPGEIMKFNGTAISNKSIEIVLEDPLGKEVFSDIISIDESGLVEFEYPTTQTTQEGTYALIATQDKEKEFTYVGLGQLPTIPVNLEFDKLNYKTSETAFITISGKASEIINLLIIDPSDKTKGDAVSIQLQPDGRGSHTIDLKGFASGVYTAVVTKGSAQNTEVFTVGLVVGSGDIEINTTKTDYNPGDPILVLGDTGSNVLLTLTLLDPNGKEIKIKETFSNKNGKISESSFRIPSDAIPGIWTINAKSGSNFDNTEIEVLASSIEGLVVTVEDGPNYAAAGKSKTIKVHGGQQTVKIEIFDKNGEKIENLSFPASSQGEINQPWIIPKDAEPGTYSIKVSDAFNFAESTFEIE from the coding sequence ATGAATAGATCCTCTACGGGAGGAATTATCCTTTCATTTGCATTATTATTTTCCATAACAGTAATTTCACTTCCATCAGAAGCATATGCTGATGAGATATCAATTACAAGTGTTGCATTAGAAGAAACCTCAATATTAGAATTAAAGAATGACTCAAAGGAAGAAGTCAATACTTTAAGAATTTGGCTTGGAAGTGATTTTAATTTTAAATCATTTAAAACTGAAAAAGGATGGACAGGGGAAAAAAATTCACAAGGAGTAATAATTTTTACATCAACAGAATCCGTTAAACCAGGAGAATCTGTAAAGTTTGGTGTAAAAACCGATAAACCAAATCCTGCCATCAACTGGAAAGTTCTTGATAAAAAAAATATTCAAATTGAAACTGGTATATCAGTTGCAAAAGAATTACCAGTAGTTAAAAATCCCAAACCAAATCAAAATACAGAAAATTCAAGTAAAAGTATGGGAGCAGAATCCACTTTCAGAGTAATTCCAGAGAAACCAAATGTAGGTTCATCAATTAGAGTTACAGGAGATAATTTTGGAGCATCACAAGAATTTGATTTCTACATAGATTCGAAAAAAATTGGTTCATTTGATACAGATGAAAATGGTCATTTTATGACTACAATGAAAATTCCAGTAGATCAAAAAGCAGACAGAATAGATTTCAAAATTAAAGATAAAGCAGGAGAAGAAAAGAAACTTAGTCTTAGAATAGGTGAAGTTGAGAATAGAATTCCCATATCACAAGATATTCCACTTACAATTCAAGGAATTCCAAGTATCGTCAATAGAGGAGACTTGCTAGAAATATTTGGAACAGGTACTCCAGGTAAAGGAATTACAATTACAATTAATTCTCCAGAGGGAGAAGTAATCAGAACAAGAACAGCAGAAGTTGATAGTAAGGGAAACTGGAAATTAGATCCACTTCTCGTTCCCTTAGATAGACCATTTGGAAAATATACCGGAGTAATTACAGATGGGAAATCAGACAAAACAATTAGTTGGACAGTAGAATCTGATAAAAAAATTATCATCACTCCAACCAATTTAAAATTTGAGCCAGGAGAGATAATGAAATTCAACGGAACCGCAATTTCCAACAAATCAATTGAAATTGTATTAGAAGATCCATTAGGAAAAGAAGTCTTTTCAGATATAATTTCAATTGATGAATCAGGTCTAGTAGAATTTGAATATCCAACAACCCAAACAACCCAAGAAGGAACATATGCATTAATTGCCACTCAAGATAAAGAAAAAGAATTTACATATGTGGGTCTAGGTCAATTACCAACGATTCCAGTAAACTTGGAATTTGATAAACTCAATTATAAAACAAGTGAAACTGCATTTATAACAATTTCAGGAAAAGCTTCTGAGATAATCAATTTACTGATAATTGATCCTTCAGATAAAACAAAGGGAGATGCTGTTTCTATTCAGCTTCAACCAGATGGTCGTGGTTCACATACAATTGATCTAAAAGGATTTGCATCTGGAGTATACACCGCAGTAGTTACTAAAGGTTCTGCACAAAATACAGAAGTATTCACTGTCGGACTAGTGGTAGGTTCAGGAGATATTGAAATCAATACCACTAAAACTGACTATAATCCAGGAGATCCAATATTAGTTTTAGGTGATACAGGTTCTAATGTTCTTCTCACACTAACTTTGTTAGATCCTAACGGTAAAGAAATTAAGATTAAAGAGACATTTTCAAATAAAAATGGAAAGATTTCTGAGAGCTCATTTAGAATACCTTCAGATGCAATTCCAGGGATTTGGACCATAAATGCAAAAAGTGGTTCTAACTTTGATAATACTGAAATTGAAGTGCTTGCATCTTCAATAGAAGGTTTAGTTGTAACAGTAGAAGATGGACCAAATTACGCAGCAGCCGGTAAATCTAAGACCATCAAGGTCCACGGAGGACAACAAACAGTAAAAATTGAGATTTTTGATAAAAATGGTGAAAAGATAGAAAATCTTTCATTTCCTGCATCTAGTCAAGGGGAAATTAATCAACCATGGATTATTCCTAAAGATGCAGAACCAGGAACATATTCTATTAAAGTTTCAGATGCCTTTAATTTTGCAGAATCAACTTTTGAAATAGAATAA
- a CDS encoding transcriptional regulator, which translates to MAKKKDTLIEEAEKIKADLDVLKKKKKIPDTKPAKKTTKKADAKPTKKTTKKADAKPTKKTTKKADAKPAKKTTKKADAKPVKKADAKPAKKTTKKADAKPAKKTAKKVEKPVKVKKLTKKELEEEKRIAELTLEEELEEQLSDEEIENFQIEKVDMERLTNKVCDILAEKESDGMFQSELWKKLKLTNQVGSRLALKLERMGTITREKLLENNRWTYKLILKKTPISTQSIENAPCLVCPVEQKCSLEGEISPTNCQFIEDWVIAELKKPVKAK; encoded by the coding sequence ATGGCAAAGAAAAAAGATACTCTAATTGAAGAAGCAGAAAAAATTAAGGCAGATCTTGATGTGTTAAAAAAGAAAAAGAAAATTCCAGATACAAAACCTGCAAAGAAAACTACAAAGAAAGCTGATGCTAAACCTACAAAGAAAACTACAAAGAAAGCTGATGCTAAACCTACAAAGAAAACTACAAAGAAAGCTGATGCTAAACCTGCAAAGAAAACTACGAAGAAAGCTGATGCTAAACCTGTAAAGAAAGCTGATGCTAAACCTGCAAAGAAGACTACAAAGAAAGCTGATGCAAAACCTGCAAAGAAGACTGCAAAGAAAGTAGAAAAGCCTGTTAAAGTAAAGAAATTAACTAAAAAAGAATTAGAAGAAGAAAAAAGAATTGCTGAATTAACCCTTGAAGAAGAATTAGAAGAGCAACTCTCAGATGAGGAGATTGAAAATTTCCAAATTGAAAAAGTTGACATGGAGAGATTGACTAACAAAGTTTGTGATATTTTAGCTGAGAAAGAATCTGATGGAATGTTTCAAAGTGAATTATGGAAGAAACTTAAACTCACTAATCAAGTTGGTTCTAGATTAGCATTAAAACTTGAAAGAATGGGTACAATTACCAGAGAAAAACTTCTTGAGAATAATCGTTGGACATACAAATTAATTTTAAAGAAAACTCCAATCAGTACTCAATCTATTGAAAATGCACCATGCTTAGTTTGTCCTGTTGAGCAGAAATGTTCACTTGAAGGGGAAATTAGTCCTACAAATTGTCAATTCATTGAGGATTGGGTTATTGCTGAATTGAAAAAACCTGTGAAGGCTAAATGA
- the rnhB gene encoding ribonuclease HII produces the protein MQICGIDDAGRGPMLGPLVIAGISIDKKNINKLSKLGVRDSKKLTPKLREHLYKKIIEIVDDYYIAKISPRSIDASVKKHCLNGLEAKYMAKVVLKLNPDVSYVDSCDVNPTRFGKEISKLSDNHKIKSYHRADSRFVVVSAASILAKVSRDRVIMKLRKDHNLGSGYPSDPVTVKFVKKYYKKNHEMPKFVRKSWKPVQKIIKNN, from the coding sequence GTGCAAATTTGTGGTATTGATGATGCTGGACGTGGTCCTATGTTGGGACCATTGGTGATAGCTGGCATATCTATAGACAAAAAAAATATAAATAAATTAAGCAAATTAGGTGTAAGAGATTCAAAAAAACTTACTCCTAAATTACGAGAACATCTCTACAAAAAAATTATTGAAATTGTAGATGATTACTATATTGCAAAAATTTCTCCTAGATCAATTGATGCCAGTGTAAAGAAACACTGTCTAAATGGTTTAGAGGCAAAATACATGGCAAAAGTTGTTTTAAAATTAAATCCAGATGTATCTTATGTTGATTCATGTGATGTCAATCCTACTAGATTTGGAAAAGAAATTTCTAAACTATCTGATAACCATAAAATCAAATCGTACCATAGAGCAGACAGTAGATTTGTTGTAGTGTCTGCTGCATCCATTCTTGCTAAAGTTAGTAGAGATAGGGTAATAATGAAATTAAGAAAAGATCATAATTTGGGTAGCGGATACCCTTCAGATCCTGTAACTGTGAAATTTGTAAAAAAATACTATAAAAAAAATCATGAAATGCCTAAATTTGTGCGTAAAAGTTGGAAACCTGTACAGAAAATAATTAAAAATAACTAA
- a CDS encoding dihydroorotate dehydrogenase, which produces MKPSIATSIGQIQLDKPVMLASGILGISLDVFNRLYASGAGAVVTKSLSTVSWEGYPNPTIFSVKGGGWINAVGLSNPGASNFAKMIEPNQDVPIIVSLVGSVPEDFEMMIKEFKNCKVKAYELNLSCPHVAKVGLEVGDDPGLVKAIVSTVKNATDVPAIAKVGLGTSNYLNTVSTAIDCGIDAITAINTVRAMAIDVETQRPILSNKFGGLSGTPIKPIALRCVYEISSKYDIPIIGCGGISTWEDAIEFFLAGASGVQLGSAIGDNWVGVFDDINKGILDYMKRKNYSTIKEMVGLAKKS; this is translated from the coding sequence GTGAAACCTAGTATTGCAACTTCCATAGGTCAAATCCAATTAGATAAACCTGTAATGCTGGCATCTGGAATTTTAGGCATATCATTGGATGTGTTTAATCGACTTTATGCATCAGGGGCAGGTGCAGTTGTAACTAAATCTCTTAGTACCGTATCATGGGAAGGATATCCAAATCCTACAATCTTTAGTGTAAAGGGTGGTGGATGGATAAATGCAGTTGGGCTTTCAAATCCTGGTGCTTCAAATTTTGCTAAAATGATTGAGCCAAATCAAGATGTTCCAATAATTGTGAGTTTGGTTGGGTCTGTACCTGAAGACTTTGAAATGATGATTAAAGAATTCAAAAATTGTAAAGTCAAAGCATATGAATTGAATTTATCTTGTCCTCACGTTGCTAAAGTCGGTTTGGAGGTTGGTGATGATCCTGGATTGGTTAAAGCAATTGTTTCTACTGTTAAAAACGCAACAGATGTTCCTGCAATTGCCAAAGTTGGCTTGGGGACTAGCAATTATCTCAATACCGTTAGTACTGCAATAGATTGTGGAATTGATGCAATTACTGCAATTAATACAGTTAGAGCAATGGCAATTGATGTTGAAACTCAACGTCCTATACTTAGCAACAAATTTGGAGGGTTATCTGGAACTCCAATTAAACCAATTGCATTAAGATGTGTTTATGAGATTTCTTCAAAATATGATATACCAATAATTGGATGTGGAGGAATTTCAACTTGGGAAGATGCAATTGAATTTTTCTTGGCTGGAGCATCTGGCGTTCAACTTGGAAGTGCAATAGGTGATAATTGGGTTGGAGTTTTTGATGATATTAACAAGGGAATTTTAGATTATATGAAGAGGAAAAATTATTCTACAATAAAGGAGATGGTAGGTCTTGCAAAGAAATCTTAA
- a CDS encoding NOP5/NOP56 family protein, whose protein sequence is MYSVVLTELGISVFNDGKLDKAFSFSNPVKEYLLVKNKESKLNELVNYLASTQRGFSVSDESLLAILKKYSIDCHLMEESELDEIQTNKPQIIVDSGFASNLQDTLGKLREFALGLSSSKVTEVSESPDLHIIQAINSLDEIDKIANGLSSRLREWYGLHFPELDNIIDSINGYAQIVLAGKRESLTKQIFEEAGFPESKVEMLSLISSKSRGGDISDINLSIVQSIAKQVLDFHELRKKLEEHVEAEMQEIAPNTSAILGTAVGARILGRAGSLKKMASLPASTIQVLGAEKALFRSLKTGSQPPKHGLLFQHAMVHAAPRWQRGKIARAVAAKAVIAARVDVYGEGLNQTLLEKLNIRVDEIGKKYENPTEKDMRPPPSFRREGGFGDKPRRREGGDRRREGGDRRREGGDRRREGGDRRREGGDRRREGGDRRREGGFRDNPRRDRREGGFRDNPRRDSGDRREGGFRDNPRRDSGDRREGGFRDNPRRDSGRNDERTDSNKKRKKFGRR, encoded by the coding sequence ATGTATTCTGTAGTTTTAACAGAGTTAGGAATCTCGGTTTTTAATGATGGAAAACTAGACAAAGCATTTTCATTCTCAAATCCAGTTAAAGAGTATCTATTAGTCAAAAATAAAGAATCAAAATTAAATGAACTTGTAAATTATCTTGCATCAACTCAAAGAGGATTTTCTGTAAGTGATGAATCATTACTTGCAATTTTAAAAAAATATTCAATTGATTGTCATTTAATGGAAGAATCTGAATTAGATGAAATTCAAACAAACAAGCCACAGATTATCGTAGATTCTGGTTTTGCATCAAATCTTCAAGATACACTTGGAAAATTAAGAGAGTTTGCATTAGGATTATCATCATCAAAAGTTACCGAAGTTTCAGAAAGTCCAGATCTTCACATCATTCAAGCAATTAATTCTCTAGATGAAATTGATAAAATTGCAAATGGGCTAAGTTCAAGACTTAGAGAGTGGTACGGATTACATTTTCCAGAACTAGATAATATCATTGATAGTATTAACGGATATGCACAAATTGTATTAGCAGGAAAAAGAGAATCACTAACTAAACAAATTTTTGAAGAAGCTGGTTTTCCAGAATCTAAAGTAGAGATGTTGTCATTAATTTCATCAAAGAGTAGAGGTGGAGATATTTCAGATATCAATTTATCAATAGTTCAATCAATTGCAAAACAAGTTTTAGATTTTCACGAGTTACGTAAAAAACTCGAAGAACATGTTGAAGCAGAAATGCAAGAGATTGCACCAAACACTTCAGCAATTCTTGGTACTGCAGTCGGTGCAAGAATTTTAGGAAGAGCTGGAAGTCTCAAAAAAATGGCATCCCTTCCTGCTAGTACAATACAAGTTCTAGGAGCTGAAAAAGCATTATTCAGATCATTGAAGACAGGTTCACAACCACCTAAACACGGATTACTATTCCAACATGCAATGGTTCATGCAGCTCCAAGATGGCAAAGAGGAAAAATTGCTCGTGCAGTAGCTGCCAAAGCAGTAATCGCTGCAAGAGTGGATGTTTACGGTGAGGGATTAAATCAAACTTTACTTGAAAAACTCAACATCAGAGTTGATGAAATTGGCAAAAAATATGAAAATCCAACTGAAAAAGACATGAGACCACCTCCATCATTTAGAAGAGAAGGTGGCTTTGGAGACAAACCAAGAAGAAGAGAAGGTGGAGATAGAAGAAGAGAAGGTGGAGATAGAAGAAGAGAAGGTGGAGATAGAAGAAGAGAAGGTGGAGATAGAAGAAGAGAAGGTGGAGATAGAAGAAGAGAAGGTGGAGATAGAAGAAGAGAAGGTGGCTTTAGAGATAATCCAAGAAGAGATAGAAGAGAAGGTGGCTTTAGAGATAATCCAAGAAGAGATAGTGGAGATAGAAGAGAAGGTGGCTTTAGAGATAATCCAAGAAGAGATAGTGGAGATAGAAGAGAAGGTGGCTTTAGAGATAATCCAAGAAGAGATAGTGGAAGGAATGATGAAAGAACAGATTCAAATAAAAAGAGAAAAAAGTTTGGAAGACGATAA
- a CDS encoding RlmE family RNA methyltransferase gives MKLADARKDYYRRLAHEQGFRSRAAFKLQELNKSYRLIGPGFNVLDLGCAPGGWTQMAIKLVGNQGKIMGIDLSYVEEIPGAHIIRENIEDEHVVDQVLSYFGRKVNAVICDLSPQVSGNWTVDHAKQISLNYDCAKIMDKVLAHKGNAVFKIFDGEFSMEFRDYIKKKFVRINLTKPDASRKQSSELYLVCLGFIG, from the coding sequence ATGAAACTAGCAGATGCACGAAAAGATTACTATCGTAGATTAGCTCATGAACAAGGTTTTCGTAGTAGAGCTGCATTCAAACTCCAAGAATTAAACAAATCATATCGTCTAATAGGACCTGGTTTCAATGTTTTAGATCTTGGTTGTGCACCTGGAGGTTGGACTCAGATGGCCATAAAATTAGTTGGAAACCAAGGAAAAATAATGGGAATTGATTTGTCTTATGTTGAAGAAATTCCTGGGGCTCATATAATTCGAGAAAATATTGAAGACGAACATGTTGTAGACCAGGTATTATCTTATTTTGGGCGTAAAGTTAATGCTGTAATTTGTGATCTTTCTCCTCAAGTAAGTGGAAATTGGACAGTTGATCATGCAAAGCAAATATCATTAAATTATGATTGCGCAAAAATAATGGATAAAGTTTTAGCTCACAAAGGAAATGCGGTATTCAAAATCTTTGATGGAGAGTTCTCAATGGAATTTAGAGATTATATCAAGAAAAAATTTGTTAGAATAAATCTTACAAAACCTGATGCAAGTAGGAAACAAAGTAGTGAATTGTATCTTGTATGTTTAGGTTTTATTGGATAG